One Corynebacterium yudongzhengii DNA window includes the following coding sequences:
- a CDS encoding globin, producing MFAAVGGEKTFRKIVRGFYAQVPDDDILGPMYPVEDMAGAEDRLYWFLSQYWGGPRTYQEKRGNPMLRRRHFPFAIDEVAAERWLELMARSLEQIDNETLPAPHRAAIWNHMQQVAYMMINRPG from the coding sequence CTGTTCGCCGCCGTGGGAGGCGAGAAGACCTTCCGGAAGATCGTGCGCGGTTTCTACGCGCAAGTTCCCGACGACGACATCCTCGGGCCCATGTACCCGGTAGAGGACATGGCCGGCGCCGAGGACCGCCTCTACTGGTTCCTCTCCCAGTACTGGGGCGGGCCGCGCACCTACCAAGAAAAGCGCGGCAACCCGATGCTGCGCCGGCGCCACTTCCCCTTCGCTATCGATGAGGTAGCCGCCGAACGCTGGCTGGAGCTGATGGCCCGCTCCCTCGAGCAGATTGACAACGAGACTCTCCCCGCCCCGCACCGCGCCGCGATCTGGAACCACATGCAGCAGGTCGCGTACATGATGATCAACCGCCCGGGCTGA
- a CDS encoding FAD/NAD(P)-binding protein: MAFVGVGPRGISTLERLAAHAERTDHHLTVHLIDDTEIGPGAIWRTDQTRTLCMNTLAHGVTLFTEPGSSVSGAVQPGPTLYEWAKLMRGDLDEVPADHRLAVSKKTYEEFKEEIDGLVEHSHPTRALYGAYISWVYSVVRERLPENLTVVEHLARVTDLVDRGDYDELTLTDSAGATSTLQVDRSVLALGWLQPAATAEEEALAASTGTWVRPGNPVEQPLDEVPAGEDVLVRGLGMGFFDIMAMLTLDRGGRFVPSDNEAGLIYEPSGREPRLIVTSGRGWPYLAKPQYGSMPPAAHMPRTRAAIAELSGRSDIDYDTEVWTHVLRDAYEAYYLTLGLDAETVAGVVDKHSTIDELNAAFAELVPDTERLDLNHEAAPLAGVATDIDSLTALVRQGLIDDLADSAAASESPRKQALAVIGAARKPSSLLGTPGRFRTRNGYLRLVQRLGQMAGSGPPAFRNEQLVALIDAGLVRFLGASPSLEIVDGGYRVSSPTTQNEPVFATTLIDAWLHDSDSRRPADSLITAIRAAGRSRPYVYPDDTASGSPEIEQATGRLITAAGTPDERIFAEGIPLHDVRPDTTSSPLPGTDPAFLQETDLVAGALVDTL, from the coding sequence GTGGCTTTCGTCGGCGTCGGCCCTCGTGGCATCTCCACCCTGGAACGGTTGGCTGCCCACGCAGAGCGCACCGATCATCACCTCACTGTGCACCTCATCGACGACACTGAAATCGGCCCCGGCGCCATCTGGCGCACCGACCAGACCCGGACGCTGTGTATGAACACGCTCGCACACGGCGTCACGCTGTTCACCGAGCCCGGATCCTCCGTGAGCGGCGCCGTCCAGCCGGGCCCCACGCTCTATGAGTGGGCGAAGCTCATGCGCGGCGATCTCGATGAGGTCCCCGCCGATCACCGCCTGGCGGTCTCAAAAAAGACGTACGAGGAGTTTAAGGAAGAGATCGACGGGCTTGTCGAGCACTCGCATCCCACCCGCGCGCTCTATGGCGCCTATATCTCCTGGGTCTATTCCGTCGTGCGTGAGCGGCTGCCGGAGAACCTCACCGTGGTCGAGCACCTCGCGCGCGTGACCGACCTCGTCGATCGCGGCGACTACGACGAGCTAACACTCACCGATTCCGCGGGGGCCACCTCCACCCTGCAGGTCGACCGTTCGGTCTTAGCGCTCGGCTGGCTGCAGCCGGCCGCCACCGCCGAAGAGGAGGCGCTGGCGGCCTCCACCGGCACCTGGGTGCGCCCCGGCAACCCGGTCGAGCAGCCCCTGGATGAGGTCCCGGCCGGCGAAGACGTCCTCGTCCGCGGCCTCGGCATGGGCTTCTTCGACATCATGGCCATGCTCACCCTCGACCGCGGCGGCCGCTTCGTGCCCAGCGACAACGAGGCCGGGCTTATCTACGAGCCCTCCGGGCGCGAACCGCGCCTGATCGTCACCTCGGGGCGCGGCTGGCCCTACCTGGCGAAGCCGCAGTATGGCTCCATGCCGCCGGCCGCCCATATGCCGCGCACCCGCGCCGCCATCGCTGAGCTGTCCGGGCGCAGCGACATCGACTACGACACCGAGGTGTGGACGCACGTTTTACGCGATGCCTACGAGGCCTACTACCTCACCTTGGGCTTAGACGCTGAGACGGTGGCTGGTGTCGTCGATAAGCACTCCACCATCGACGAGCTCAACGCCGCCTTCGCCGAGCTTGTCCCAGACACCGAGCGCCTCGACCTCAACCATGAGGCGGCGCCGCTGGCCGGGGTGGCTACCGACATCGACTCGCTGACCGCGCTGGTGCGCCAGGGACTTATCGACGACCTCGCCGACTCCGCCGCCGCCAGCGAAAGCCCCCGCAAGCAGGCCCTCGCGGTGATCGGGGCGGCGCGCAAGCCTTCGTCGCTGCTCGGCACCCCGGGGCGTTTCAGGACCCGCAACGGGTATCTGCGCCTGGTGCAACGACTTGGGCAGATGGCCGGCTCGGGCCCGCCGGCGTTTCGCAACGAGCAGCTCGTCGCGCTTATCGACGCCGGCCTGGTGCGCTTCCTCGGCGCCTCGCCGAGCCTGGAGATCGTCGACGGCGGCTACCGTGTGTCCTCGCCGACGACGCAGAACGAGCCGGTGTTTGCCACCACGCTCATCGACGCGTGGCTGCACGACTCCGATAGCCGCCGCCCGGCCGATAGCCTCATCACCGCGATCCGCGCGGCGGGGCGCTCGCGCCCGTATGTCTACCCGGATGACACCGCCTCCGGCTCCCCGGAGATCGAGCAGGCCACCGGGCGTCTCATCACCGCAGCAGGCACGCCGGATGAGCGGATCTTCGCCGAGGGCATCCCGCTGCACGACGTCCGCCCCGATACGACGAGCTCCCCACTGCCGGGCACCGACCCGGCCTTCTTGCAGGAGACCGACCTGGTGGCCGGCGCGCTCGTCGATACGCTCTAA
- a CDS encoding TIGR04028 family ABC transporter substrate-binding protein has protein sequence MAIHKRGLRSALGAIVASVLVAVSVSACSSEPERGITYVEPNMFNSLYPPSGGYYPNGGVLNNIADRLLWQHPETLELHPWIATELPEINEDATEFTFTLREDVTYSDGTKLDAENVAANYDLYGFGDPDRALTPSDQLGGYEGAEVLDDYTVRFHFDRPSPGFPQATSTMNQALLSTPTLENGNTGFSPGNAENISGSGPFVITDEELGTGLTLSAREDYDWAPPARTDHQGPAEVEEIRFTLAEEDSVRTGSLVAEQSDIARQIEAPDERHLIDQGINIHSAGTNGVNNAYHFHFRQPLMEDQRVRQAIIHAIDRENILNTLYSQSYPAGTSILAANALGYREQDGAYSFDPERSRELLDDAGWQIGEDGVRVRDGERLSVTFNEAVPQPRSREMFTKVQEKLRDVGIEAELNPGDRTAQQEAMQDLERIQVRHTMVGRASYDTLPNWLDVDGRNSFLNGWEDTVGDEEMQQMVDDYFALVDEDKRAAAVGKMQDYLTEHALVLPMFEEPQVYGFRDTISGFSTEAIGRPSFYAVRETGGEE, from the coding sequence GTGGCGATACACAAAAGAGGTCTGCGTTCGGCGCTCGGCGCGATCGTGGCGAGCGTTCTGGTCGCGGTGAGCGTGAGTGCCTGCTCGAGCGAGCCCGAACGCGGCATCACGTACGTCGAGCCGAACATGTTCAACAGCCTGTATCCGCCCTCGGGTGGCTACTATCCCAACGGCGGCGTGCTCAACAACATCGCCGACCGCCTGCTCTGGCAGCACCCCGAGACGCTTGAGCTCCACCCGTGGATCGCCACCGAGCTTCCGGAGATCAACGAGGATGCCACCGAGTTCACCTTCACCCTGCGCGAGGACGTCACCTACTCCGACGGCACGAAGCTAGACGCCGAGAACGTCGCCGCCAACTACGACCTCTACGGCTTCGGCGACCCCGATCGCGCGCTGACCCCGTCGGACCAGCTCGGCGGTTATGAGGGCGCCGAAGTGCTCGACGACTACACCGTCCGCTTCCACTTCGACCGGCCCTCGCCCGGGTTCCCGCAGGCCACCAGCACCATGAACCAGGCACTGTTGTCCACGCCCACCCTGGAAAACGGCAACACTGGATTCTCCCCGGGAAACGCGGAGAACATCTCCGGCTCTGGGCCCTTCGTCATCACCGACGAAGAACTCGGCACCGGGCTCACGCTGAGCGCCCGCGAGGACTACGACTGGGCGCCGCCGGCGCGCACCGACCACCAGGGCCCGGCCGAGGTGGAAGAGATCCGCTTCACCCTGGCCGAGGAGGACTCGGTGCGCACCGGCTCCCTGGTCGCCGAGCAGTCCGACATCGCCCGCCAGATCGAGGCGCCGGATGAGCGTCACCTCATCGACCAGGGCATCAACATCCACTCCGCCGGCACCAACGGTGTCAACAACGCCTATCACTTCCACTTCCGCCAACCGCTGATGGAAGACCAGCGCGTGCGCCAGGCGATCATCCACGCCATCGACCGGGAGAACATCCTCAACACGCTCTACTCCCAGTCCTATCCCGCCGGCACCTCGATACTGGCGGCCAACGCGCTGGGCTACCGCGAGCAGGACGGCGCCTACAGCTTCGACCCTGAGCGCTCGCGCGAGCTTCTCGACGACGCCGGCTGGCAGATCGGCGAAGACGGGGTGCGCGTGCGCGACGGCGAGCGGCTGTCGGTGACCTTCAACGAGGCGGTGCCGCAGCCGCGCTCCCGGGAGATGTTCACGAAGGTGCAGGAAAAACTGCGCGACGTCGGCATCGAGGCCGAGCTCAACCCGGGCGATCGCACCGCCCAGCAGGAGGCCATGCAGGACTTGGAGCGCATCCAGGTCCGCCACACCATGGTCGGGCGCGCCTCCTATGACACCCTGCCGAACTGGCTGGATGTCGACGGCCGCAACTCCTTCCTCAACGGCTGGGAGGACACCGTCGGCGACGAAGAGATGCAGCAGATGGTCGACGACTACTTCGCCCTTGTCGACGAAGACAAGCGCGCCGCGGCGGTCGGAAAGATGCAGGACTATCTCACCGAGCACGCACTCGTTCTGCCCATGTTCGAGGAACCGCAGGTCTACGGCTTCCGCGACACGATCAGCGGCTTTTCCACAGAAGCCATCGGCCGCCCGTCCTTCTACGCCGTGCGCGAGACCGGAGGAGAAGAATAA
- a CDS encoding ABC transporter permease: MNTLRSSRRRALLTPGTVAAGLVLLIAVAWAAFPSLFTTHDPISGGDTPALLAPSGTHWFGTDAVGRDLYTRVVYGTRQTMLGALVAVAFGFVVGTLLGVIAGVRRGWLETVIMRLVDVLLSIPGLLLSLTVIIVLGFGTFNAAIAVGVTSVATFARLARSEVLAVAGSDFVEAAYGAGGTSAHVLFRHILPNSLTAVVALVAVQFGSAILQLATLGFLGFGAPPPVPEWGLIIAESRDYIATAGWLTILPGIVVAAVVLAANTLSRTLQKVV; the protein is encoded by the coding sequence ATGAACACTCTCCGATCCTCACGCCGTCGCGCCCTGCTCACCCCGGGCACCGTGGCCGCCGGCCTCGTTCTGCTCATCGCCGTGGCCTGGGCGGCGTTCCCCTCGCTGTTTACCACCCACGACCCGATCTCCGGCGGCGATACCCCCGCGCTGCTGGCCCCCAGTGGCACCCACTGGTTCGGCACTGATGCCGTCGGCCGCGACCTCTATACCCGGGTCGTCTACGGCACCCGCCAGACGATGCTCGGTGCGCTGGTGGCGGTGGCATTCGGCTTCGTCGTCGGCACGCTGCTCGGGGTCATCGCCGGCGTGCGCCGCGGCTGGCTGGAAACCGTCATCATGCGACTTGTCGACGTCCTGCTGTCCATCCCCGGCCTGCTGCTGAGCCTCACCGTCATCATCGTGCTGGGCTTCGGCACCTTCAACGCCGCGATCGCCGTCGGTGTGACCTCGGTGGCCACCTTCGCCCGCCTCGCCCGCTCCGAGGTGCTCGCGGTCGCCGGCAGCGACTTCGTCGAGGCCGCCTACGGCGCCGGCGGCACCAGCGCACATGTGCTGTTCCGCCACATCCTGCCGAACTCGCTGACCGCCGTCGTCGCGCTCGTTGCCGTCCAGTTCGGCTCTGCCATCTTGCAGCTGGCCACCCTCGGCTTCCTCGGCTTCGGCGCCCCGCCGCCGGTGCCGGAGTGGGGACTGATCATCGCCGAGAGCCGCGACTACATCGCCACCGCCGGCTGGCTGACGATCCTGCCCGGCATCGTCGTCGCCGCCGTGGTGCTCGCCGCCAACACGCTCAGCCGAACCCTGCAGAAGGTCGTGTAG
- a CDS encoding ABC transporter permease: MTTAHVLRRIGQALIVIWATFTLAFILLTVLPSDAVAARYADPVLGLTDAQLEEIRAVYGADESALSRYFAALGGFLTGDLGYSVASGTAVTDLLAETLPATLTLAATAFLLGVAMAFVIAVCGNFGPVRSFFQALPPLMVSLPTFWVGTILIQLFSFQLGLVPVIGGNNAENLILPAITLAITVAAPLAQVLLRSIDEVLGQPFITAVRARGASDWWILSRNVLRNALLPALTMAGILFGELVGGSVVTEAVFGRTGIGSITVDAVTDRDTAVLLAVVVIAAAVFVLINLIVDLLYPVLDTRLRKKATR; encoded by the coding sequence ATGACCACCGCACATGTACTGCGCCGCATCGGCCAGGCGCTCATCGTCATCTGGGCCACGTTCACCCTGGCGTTCATCCTGCTGACGGTGCTGCCCTCGGATGCCGTCGCCGCCCGCTACGCCGACCCGGTGCTGGGGCTGACCGACGCGCAGCTCGAGGAGATCCGCGCCGTCTACGGCGCCGATGAATCGGCCCTGTCACGGTACTTCGCCGCCTTAGGAGGTTTTCTCACCGGCGATCTCGGCTACTCGGTTGCCAGCGGCACCGCCGTGACCGACCTGCTCGCCGAGACCCTCCCCGCCACCCTCACCCTGGCGGCCACCGCGTTTCTCCTCGGCGTCGCCATGGCCTTCGTCATCGCGGTGTGCGGGAACTTCGGCCCGGTGCGCTCGTTCTTCCAGGCACTGCCGCCGCTGATGGTCTCGCTGCCCACGTTCTGGGTCGGCACCATCCTCATCCAGCTGTTTTCCTTCCAGCTGGGCCTGGTGCCGGTCATCGGCGGCAACAACGCCGAAAACCTCATCCTGCCGGCCATCACGCTCGCGATCACCGTCGCCGCCCCGCTCGCCCAGGTGCTGCTGCGCTCCATCGACGAGGTCTTGGGCCAGCCCTTCATCACCGCCGTGCGCGCCCGCGGCGCCAGCGACTGGTGGATTCTAAGCCGCAACGTCTTACGCAACGCGCTGTTGCCCGCGCTGACGATGGCCGGCATCCTCTTCGGCGAGCTCGTCGGCGGCTCCGTGGTCACGGAGGCCGTCTTCGGGCGCACCGGCATCGGCTCCATCACCGTCGACGCCGTCACCGACCGCGATACCGCCGTCCTCTTGGCCGTCGTGGTCATCGCCGCGGCGGTATTCGTCCTCATCAACCTGATCGTCGACCTGCTCTACCCGGTCCTCGACACCCGACTGCGGAAGAAGGCCACCCGATGA
- a CDS encoding cystathionine gamma-synthase: MTADQQGFSTASIHAGYHPDSHMGSINIPIYASTTYAQDGPNQLRGGFEYGRVANPTVASLERTVAALEGGSHGVAYSSGMAATDTVLRILLRPGDHMILGNDAYGGTWRLIDSVFGAWGVDYTVVDTTDVDAVAAALNERTRLIWLETPTNPFLNVTDIEAVARIKGEAKLVVDNTFATPYLQRPLALGADHVLHSTTKYLGGHSDVIGGVVVTNDADFDEELRFFQGGVGAVASPFDAYLTTRGIKTLSVRMERHCDNAEEIARLLDASEHVAEVHYPGLASHPGHEVASRQMDRFGGMISVSFHSEEAARTFCTNTELICLAESLGGAESLVEHPASMTHQSASGSQLEVPRELVRISIGIEDIADLRADVEKALAAIG, translated from the coding sequence ATGACAGCTGATCAGCAGGGCTTCTCGACGGCCTCGATCCACGCCGGCTACCACCCGGATAGCCACATGGGCTCGATCAACATCCCGATTTACGCCTCGACGACCTACGCCCAGGACGGCCCCAACCAGCTGCGCGGCGGCTTCGAGTACGGCCGCGTCGCCAACCCCACCGTCGCCTCTTTGGAGCGCACCGTCGCCGCGCTTGAGGGCGGAAGCCACGGCGTGGCCTACTCCTCCGGTATGGCCGCCACCGATACGGTCCTGCGCATCCTGCTGCGCCCGGGTGATCACATGATCTTGGGCAACGACGCCTACGGCGGCACCTGGCGGCTCATCGACAGCGTCTTCGGGGCGTGGGGCGTCGACTACACGGTCGTGGACACCACCGACGTCGACGCCGTGGCCGCCGCGCTGAACGAACGCACCCGCCTGATCTGGCTGGAGACGCCGACGAACCCCTTCCTCAACGTCACCGATATCGAGGCCGTCGCGCGCATCAAGGGCGAGGCGAAGCTGGTGGTGGATAACACCTTCGCCACCCCGTATTTACAGCGCCCGCTGGCCTTGGGCGCCGACCACGTTTTGCACTCCACCACGAAGTACTTGGGTGGCCACTCGGATGTGATCGGCGGTGTCGTCGTCACCAACGACGCGGATTTCGACGAAGAGCTGCGCTTCTTCCAGGGCGGCGTCGGCGCGGTGGCCAGCCCCTTCGATGCCTATTTGACCACCCGCGGCATCAAGACGCTGTCGGTACGCATGGAGCGCCACTGCGATAACGCCGAGGAGATCGCGCGACTGCTCGACGCCTCCGAGCACGTCGCCGAGGTCCACTACCCGGGCCTGGCCAGCCACCCGGGCCACGAGGTCGCCTCCCGTCAGATGGATCGTTTCGGCGGGATGATCTCCGTGAGCTTCCACTCCGAGGAGGCGGCGCGCACCTTCTGTACCAACACCGAGCTGATCTGTTTGGCGGAGTCGCTCGGCGGCGCGGAGTCGCTCGTCGAGCACCCGGCGTCGATGACGCACCAGTCGGCCAGCGGCTCGCAGCTGGAGGTGCCCCGCGAGCTGGTGCGCATCTCGATCGGCATCGAGGACATCGCGGACCTGCGCGCCGATGTCGAAAAGGCGCTCGCCGCGATCGGCTAG
- a CDS encoding mechanosensitive ion channel family protein has protein sequence MNMRTYLLSQDGSTAETLSDAGAETVERVTGFWENPEVQQWLIATPLRILIVIIIALILQAIARRLIDRAADGNIAKGGKLSKGRSGKKKDQNAEVRDDARLAAMHRAREQRRHSRVKTLAGVGRSAAVLVIWTWAVLAILGELGINVGPIIASAGVIGVALGFGAQSLVMDFLAGVFMLLEDQYGVGDVVDVGDDIVGDVEEISLRITTIRDIDGTLWYVRNGEIMRVGNLSDEYSIARIEVPVALSNDMDEAWNIILDAVTDISNDPLISEYVMETPTVNGLTQINPDSVTFRASVKTLPAKQWDVQRIIQSKLVNILRDKGVALPYPNGIGMAPQAQNIATGEENDH, from the coding sequence ATGAATATGCGAACGTATCTTCTCAGTCAGGACGGAAGTACCGCCGAAACTCTCTCCGACGCTGGGGCCGAAACGGTCGAACGCGTCACCGGGTTCTGGGAGAACCCCGAAGTGCAGCAGTGGCTGATCGCCACCCCGCTGCGCATCCTCATCGTCATTATCATCGCGCTGATCCTGCAGGCGATCGCCCGCCGGCTCATCGACCGGGCCGCCGATGGCAACATCGCCAAGGGCGGCAAACTCTCCAAGGGCCGCTCCGGCAAGAAGAAGGACCAAAACGCCGAAGTGCGTGACGACGCCCGCCTCGCCGCCATGCACCGCGCCCGCGAACAGCGCCGCCACTCCCGGGTGAAAACCCTGGCGGGCGTCGGCCGCTCCGCCGCCGTCCTAGTGATCTGGACCTGGGCGGTGCTGGCCATCCTCGGTGAGCTCGGCATCAACGTCGGCCCGATCATCGCCTCGGCCGGCGTGATCGGCGTGGCCCTCGGCTTCGGCGCCCAGTCGCTGGTCATGGACTTCCTGGCCGGCGTGTTCATGCTGCTCGAGGACCAGTACGGCGTGGGTGATGTGGTGGACGTCGGCGATGACATCGTCGGCGACGTCGAGGAAATCTCCCTGCGCATCACCACGATCCGCGACATCGACGGCACCCTGTGGTACGTGCGCAACGGCGAGATCATGCGCGTGGGCAACCTTTCCGACGAGTACTCGATCGCCCGCATCGAGGTCCCCGTCGCGTTGAGCAACGACATGGACGAGGCCTGGAACATCATCCTCGACGCCGTGACCGACATCTCCAACGACCCCTTGATCAGCGAATACGTCATGGAGACCCCCACGGTCAACGGCCTGACCCAGATCAACCCGGACTCGGTGACCTTCCGGGCCTCCGTGAAGACGCTGCCCGCCAAGCAGTGGGACGTGCAGCGCATCATCCAGTCCAAGCTGGTCAACATCCTGCGCGACAAGGGCGTGGCCCTGCCGTACCCGAACGGCATCGGCATGGCGCCGCAGGCACAAAACATCGCCACCGGCGAAGAGAACGACCACTAA